In one Xyrauchen texanus isolate HMW12.3.18 chromosome 18, RBS_HiC_50CHRs, whole genome shotgun sequence genomic region, the following are encoded:
- the LOC127659231 gene encoding POU domain, class 2, transcription factor 1-like isoform X2, with the protein MSNPSESSKCAMESGDENTGAQTNGLDFQRQTVQTSAITNAHAQALLQQLSLTPVQQQLLLQQAQAQLLAAAVQHSAGQQSSTTGASISASAATPITQIPLSQPIQITPQLQQLQQHQNLNLQQFVLVQPGHHIATQLQPTQFIISQTPQGQSLLQAQNFLTQLPQSQANLLQTQPSITLSTQPATPTRTIAATPIQSLPHSQTTPKHIDTPSLEEPSDLEELEQFAKTFKQRRIKLGFTQGDVGLAMGKLYGNDFSQTTISRFEALNLSFKNMCKLKPLLEKWLSDAENQTSDQALSSPSSLGSPGLGIEGLNRRRKKRTSIETNIRVALEKTFLENQKPTSEEITMIADQLNMEKEVIRVWFCNRRQKEKRINPPSSGSAAGTPIKAIFPPTTPLALSTASLVTRNTPTTMTVLPLTSTSVSSISFTGTTIGSTINTASVISTAPVVTTAASSPSLSPSPITPQTSSAEQALAQGIVTAVSQAPSSLASTLGTGQVMVASPSLSAALQGTGQLPNSACIAAMAAAAGLNPGLMASSQFSPGGALLSLAPGGLGSALNPALMSNSTLATIQGVWSALASSGTLPITSLDGSGNLLFANTSAGSTPNLVTAPLFLNPQNLSLLASNPVSLVSAGGAAGASGALNLHISADAHQNTVTTATMPSSTITTASKAQ; encoded by the exons TTGAGTTTGACTCCAGTGCAGCAGCAGTTATTGCTGCAGCAGGCTCAGGCTCAGCTGTTAGCAGCAGCCGTGCAGCATTCGGCTGGCCAGCAGAGCAGCACTACAGGAGCCAGCATCTCCGCCTCCGCTGCCACCCCCATCACCCAGATCCCCCTCTCCCAACCCATCCAGATCACGCCT CAGTTACAGCAGCTGCAACAGCATCAGAACCTCAACCTGCAGCAGTTTGTTCTGGTCCAGCCAGGCCACCACATCGCAACTCAGCTGCAGCCCACGCAGTTCATCATCTCCCAGACGCCACAGGGCCAGA GTCTCCTGCAAGCCCAGAACTTTCTAACTCAACTACCTCAAAGCCAAGCCAACCTCCTGCAGACCCAGCCAAGCATCACACTTTCCACACAG CCTGCAACACCCACACGCACGATAGCAGCTACCCCCATCCAATCCCTCCCTCACAGCCAGACGACACCAAAGCACATTGACACACCCAGCCTGGAGGAGCCCAGTGACCTGGAGGAGCTCGAGCAGTTTGCCAAGACCTTCAAACAGAGACGTATTAAACTGGGCTTTACGCAG GGGGATGTTGGCCTTGCCATGGGAAAGCTTTATGGAAATGACTTCAGCCAAACTACCATTTCTCGTTTTGAGGCCTTGAACCTGAGCTTTAAAAACATGTGCAAACTGAAGCCTCTGCTTGAAAAGTGGCTCAGTGATGCAG AGAACCAGACGTCTGACCAGGCCCTGTCCAGTCCCAGCTCTCTTGGCTCACCTGGGCTGGGAATAGAGGGCCTGAACCGTCGCCGCAAGAAAAGGACAAGCATTGAGACCAACATCAGAGTGGCCTTAGAAAAGACCTTTCTGGAG AACCAAAAACCTACCTCTGAGGAGATCACCATGATCGCAGACCAGCTCAACATGGAGAAAGAGGTGATCCGAGTATGGTTCTGTAACCGCAGACAGAAAGAGAAGAGGATCAACCCGCCCAGCAGTGGCAGTGCTGCTGGCACCCCCATCAAAGCAATCTTTCCTCCCACCACACCTCTG GCACTGAGTACAGCCAGTCTTGTGACCAGAAACACACCGACTACAATGACTGTTTTGCCTCTCACCAGCACTAGTGTCTCCAGCATCAGTTTCACTG GCACAACCATTGGCTCTACTATTAACACTGCATCTGTCATCTCCACTGCACCTGTGGTCACCACCGCAGCATCCTCTCCTTCGCTCAGCCCTTCCCCCATCACACCGCAGACATCCTCTGCGGAACAGGCTTTGGCTCAGGGGATAGTCACGGCAGTAAGCCAGGCACCCTCCTCTCTGGCGTCCACTCTGGGCACTGGGCAGGTGATGGTGGCGTCACCCAGCCTCTCTGCCGCTTTGCAAGGAACCGGCCAGCTACCCAACAGTGCCTGCATCGCTGCCATGGCTGCTGCCGCAGGCCTCAATCCTGGGCTCATGGCATCCTCGCAGTTTTCTCCTgg TGGGGCTCTCCTGAGTTTGGCACCTGGTGGTCTCGGGAGCGCTTTGAATCCAGCACTGATGAGCAACAGCACCTTGGCCACGATCCAAGGTGTGTGGAGTG CTCTGGCATCTAGTGGCACTTTGCCCATTACATCCCTGGACGGGAGCGGGAACTTGCTGTTTGCTAACACCAGTGCAGGGAGCACCCCAAACCTTGTGACAGCACCCCTCTTTCTGAATCCCCAGAACTTGTCCCTGCTCGCCAGTAACCCGGTCAGCCTGGTGTCTGCGGGAGGGGCAGCAGGTGCTTCTGGAGCCCTAAACCTGCACATTTCCGCCGATGCCCACCAGAACACTGTTACCACGGCAACTATGCCCTCCTCCACCATCACCACGGCCTCTAAGGCCCAGTGA
- the LOC127659231 gene encoding POU domain, class 2, transcription factor 1-like isoform X5 — MADGGAASQDESSGPGAQTNGLDFQRQTVQTSAITNAHAQALLQQLSLTPVQQQLLLQQAQAQLLAAAVQHSAGQQSSTTGASISASAATPITQIPLSQPIQITPQLQQLQQHQNLNLQQFVLVQPGHHIATQLQPTQFIISQTPQGQSLLQAQNFLTQLPQSQANLLQTQPSITLSTQPATPTRTIAATPIQSLPHSQTTPKHIDTPSLEEPSDLEELEQFAKTFKQRRIKLGFTQGDVGLAMGKLYGNDFSQTTISRFEALNLSFKNMCKLKPLLEKWLSDAENQTSDQALSSPSSLGSPGLGIEGLNRRRKKRTSIETNIRVALEKTFLEQNQKPTSEEITMIADQLNMEKEVIRVWFCNRRQKEKRINPPSSGSAAGTPIKAIFPPTTPLALSTASLVTRNTPTTMTVLPLTSTSVSSISFTGTTIGSTINTASVISTAPVVTTAASSPSLSPSPITPQTSSAEQALAQGIVTAVSQAPSSLASTLGTGQVMVASPSLSAALQGTGQLPNSACIAAMAAAAGLNPGLMASSQFSPGGALLSLAPGGLGSALNPALMSNSTLATIQALASSGTLPITSLDGSGNLLFANTSAGSTPNLVTAPLFLNPQNLSLLASNPVSLVSAGGAAGASGALNLHISADAHQNTVTTATMPSSTITTASKAQ; from the exons TTGAGTTTGACTCCAGTGCAGCAGCAGTTATTGCTGCAGCAGGCTCAGGCTCAGCTGTTAGCAGCAGCCGTGCAGCATTCGGCTGGCCAGCAGAGCAGCACTACAGGAGCCAGCATCTCCGCCTCCGCTGCCACCCCCATCACCCAGATCCCCCTCTCCCAACCCATCCAGATCACGCCT CAGTTACAGCAGCTGCAACAGCATCAGAACCTCAACCTGCAGCAGTTTGTTCTGGTCCAGCCAGGCCACCACATCGCAACTCAGCTGCAGCCCACGCAGTTCATCATCTCCCAGACGCCACAGGGCCAGA GTCTCCTGCAAGCCCAGAACTTTCTAACTCAACTACCTCAAAGCCAAGCCAACCTCCTGCAGACCCAGCCAAGCATCACACTTTCCACACAG CCTGCAACACCCACACGCACGATAGCAGCTACCCCCATCCAATCCCTCCCTCACAGCCAGACGACACCAAAGCACATTGACACACCCAGCCTGGAGGAGCCCAGTGACCTGGAGGAGCTCGAGCAGTTTGCCAAGACCTTCAAACAGAGACGTATTAAACTGGGCTTTACGCAG GGGGATGTTGGCCTTGCCATGGGAAAGCTTTATGGAAATGACTTCAGCCAAACTACCATTTCTCGTTTTGAGGCCTTGAACCTGAGCTTTAAAAACATGTGCAAACTGAAGCCTCTGCTTGAAAAGTGGCTCAGTGATGCAG AGAACCAGACGTCTGACCAGGCCCTGTCCAGTCCCAGCTCTCTTGGCTCACCTGGGCTGGGAATAGAGGGCCTGAACCGTCGCCGCAAGAAAAGGACAAGCATTGAGACCAACATCAGAGTGGCCTTAGAAAAGACCTTTCTGGAG CAGAACCAAAAACCTACCTCTGAGGAGATCACCATGATCGCAGACCAGCTCAACATGGAGAAAGAGGTGATCCGAGTATGGTTCTGTAACCGCAGACAGAAAGAGAAGAGGATCAACCCGCCCAGCAGTGGCAGTGCTGCTGGCACCCCCATCAAAGCAATCTTTCCTCCCACCACACCTCTG GCACTGAGTACAGCCAGTCTTGTGACCAGAAACACACCGACTACAATGACTGTTTTGCCTCTCACCAGCACTAGTGTCTCCAGCATCAGTTTCACTG GCACAACCATTGGCTCTACTATTAACACTGCATCTGTCATCTCCACTGCACCTGTGGTCACCACCGCAGCATCCTCTCCTTCGCTCAGCCCTTCCCCCATCACACCGCAGACATCCTCTGCGGAACAGGCTTTGGCTCAGGGGATAGTCACGGCAGTAAGCCAGGCACCCTCCTCTCTGGCGTCCACTCTGGGCACTGGGCAGGTGATGGTGGCGTCACCCAGCCTCTCTGCCGCTTTGCAAGGAACCGGCCAGCTACCCAACAGTGCCTGCATCGCTGCCATGGCTGCTGCCGCAGGCCTCAATCCTGGGCTCATGGCATCCTCGCAGTTTTCTCCTgg TGGGGCTCTCCTGAGTTTGGCACCTGGTGGTCTCGGGAGCGCTTTGAATCCAGCACTGATGAGCAACAGCACCTTGGCCACGATCCAAG CTCTGGCATCTAGTGGCACTTTGCCCATTACATCCCTGGACGGGAGCGGGAACTTGCTGTTTGCTAACACCAGTGCAGGGAGCACCCCAAACCTTGTGACAGCACCCCTCTTTCTGAATCCCCAGAACTTGTCCCTGCTCGCCAGTAACCCGGTCAGCCTGGTGTCTGCGGGAGGGGCAGCAGGTGCTTCTGGAGCCCTAAACCTGCACATTTCCGCCGATGCCCACCAGAACACTGTTACCACGGCAACTATGCCCTCCTCCACCATCACCACGGCCTCTAAGGCCCAGTGA
- the LOC127659231 gene encoding POU domain, class 2, transcription factor 1-like isoform X4, whose translation MSNPSESSKCAMESGDENTGAQTNGLDFQRQTVQTSAITNAHAQALLQQLSLTPVQQQLLLQQAQAQLLAAAVQHSAGQQSSTTGASISASAATPITQIPLSQPIQITPQLQQLQQHQNLNLQQFVLVQPGHHIATQLQPTQFIISQTPQGQSLLQAQNFLTQLPQSQANLLQTQPSITLSTQPATPTRTIAATPIQSLPHSQTTPKHIDTPSLEEPSDLEELEQFAKTFKQRRIKLGFTQGDVGLAMGKLYGNDFSQTTISRFEALNLSFKNMCKLKPLLEKWLSDAENQTSDQALSSPSSLGSPGLGIEGLNRRRKKRTSIETNIRVALEKTFLENQKPTSEEITMIADQLNMEKEVIRVWFCNRRQKEKRINPPSSGSAAGTPIKAIFPPTTPLALSTASLVTRNTPTTMTVLPLTSTSVSSISFTGTTIGSTINTASVISTAPVVTTAASSPSLSPSPITPQTSSAEQALAQGIVTAVSQAPSSLASTLGTGQVMVASPSLSAALQGTGQLPNSACIAAMAAAAGLNPGLMASSQFSPGGALLSLAPGGLGSALNPALMSNSTLATIQALASSGTLPITSLDGSGNLLFANTSAGSTPNLVTAPLFLNPQNLSLLASNPVSLVSAGGAAGASGALNLHISADAHQNTVTTATMPSSTITTASKAQ comes from the exons TTGAGTTTGACTCCAGTGCAGCAGCAGTTATTGCTGCAGCAGGCTCAGGCTCAGCTGTTAGCAGCAGCCGTGCAGCATTCGGCTGGCCAGCAGAGCAGCACTACAGGAGCCAGCATCTCCGCCTCCGCTGCCACCCCCATCACCCAGATCCCCCTCTCCCAACCCATCCAGATCACGCCT CAGTTACAGCAGCTGCAACAGCATCAGAACCTCAACCTGCAGCAGTTTGTTCTGGTCCAGCCAGGCCACCACATCGCAACTCAGCTGCAGCCCACGCAGTTCATCATCTCCCAGACGCCACAGGGCCAGA GTCTCCTGCAAGCCCAGAACTTTCTAACTCAACTACCTCAAAGCCAAGCCAACCTCCTGCAGACCCAGCCAAGCATCACACTTTCCACACAG CCTGCAACACCCACACGCACGATAGCAGCTACCCCCATCCAATCCCTCCCTCACAGCCAGACGACACCAAAGCACATTGACACACCCAGCCTGGAGGAGCCCAGTGACCTGGAGGAGCTCGAGCAGTTTGCCAAGACCTTCAAACAGAGACGTATTAAACTGGGCTTTACGCAG GGGGATGTTGGCCTTGCCATGGGAAAGCTTTATGGAAATGACTTCAGCCAAACTACCATTTCTCGTTTTGAGGCCTTGAACCTGAGCTTTAAAAACATGTGCAAACTGAAGCCTCTGCTTGAAAAGTGGCTCAGTGATGCAG AGAACCAGACGTCTGACCAGGCCCTGTCCAGTCCCAGCTCTCTTGGCTCACCTGGGCTGGGAATAGAGGGCCTGAACCGTCGCCGCAAGAAAAGGACAAGCATTGAGACCAACATCAGAGTGGCCTTAGAAAAGACCTTTCTGGAG AACCAAAAACCTACCTCTGAGGAGATCACCATGATCGCAGACCAGCTCAACATGGAGAAAGAGGTGATCCGAGTATGGTTCTGTAACCGCAGACAGAAAGAGAAGAGGATCAACCCGCCCAGCAGTGGCAGTGCTGCTGGCACCCCCATCAAAGCAATCTTTCCTCCCACCACACCTCTG GCACTGAGTACAGCCAGTCTTGTGACCAGAAACACACCGACTACAATGACTGTTTTGCCTCTCACCAGCACTAGTGTCTCCAGCATCAGTTTCACTG GCACAACCATTGGCTCTACTATTAACACTGCATCTGTCATCTCCACTGCACCTGTGGTCACCACCGCAGCATCCTCTCCTTCGCTCAGCCCTTCCCCCATCACACCGCAGACATCCTCTGCGGAACAGGCTTTGGCTCAGGGGATAGTCACGGCAGTAAGCCAGGCACCCTCCTCTCTGGCGTCCACTCTGGGCACTGGGCAGGTGATGGTGGCGTCACCCAGCCTCTCTGCCGCTTTGCAAGGAACCGGCCAGCTACCCAACAGTGCCTGCATCGCTGCCATGGCTGCTGCCGCAGGCCTCAATCCTGGGCTCATGGCATCCTCGCAGTTTTCTCCTgg TGGGGCTCTCCTGAGTTTGGCACCTGGTGGTCTCGGGAGCGCTTTGAATCCAGCACTGATGAGCAACAGCACCTTGGCCACGATCCAAG CTCTGGCATCTAGTGGCACTTTGCCCATTACATCCCTGGACGGGAGCGGGAACTTGCTGTTTGCTAACACCAGTGCAGGGAGCACCCCAAACCTTGTGACAGCACCCCTCTTTCTGAATCCCCAGAACTTGTCCCTGCTCGCCAGTAACCCGGTCAGCCTGGTGTCTGCGGGAGGGGCAGCAGGTGCTTCTGGAGCCCTAAACCTGCACATTTCCGCCGATGCCCACCAGAACACTGTTACCACGGCAACTATGCCCTCCTCCACCATCACCACGGCCTCTAAGGCCCAGTGA
- the LOC127659231 gene encoding POU domain, class 2, transcription factor 1-like isoform X1, whose protein sequence is MSNPSESSKCAMESGDENTGAQTNGLDFQRQTVQTSAITNAHAQALLQQLSLTPVQQQLLLQQAQAQLLAAAVQHSAGQQSSTTGASISASAATPITQIPLSQPIQITPQLQQLQQHQNLNLQQFVLVQPGHHIATQLQPTQFIISQTPQGQSLLQAQNFLTQLPQSQANLLQTQPSITLSTQPATPTRTIAATPIQSLPHSQTTPKHIDTPSLEEPSDLEELEQFAKTFKQRRIKLGFTQGDVGLAMGKLYGNDFSQTTISRFEALNLSFKNMCKLKPLLEKWLSDAENQTSDQALSSPSSLGSPGLGIEGLNRRRKKRTSIETNIRVALEKTFLEQNQKPTSEEITMIADQLNMEKEVIRVWFCNRRQKEKRINPPSSGSAAGTPIKAIFPPTTPLALSTASLVTRNTPTTMTVLPLTSTSVSSISFTGTTIGSTINTASVISTAPVVTTAASSPSLSPSPITPQTSSAEQALAQGIVTAVSQAPSSLASTLGTGQVMVASPSLSAALQGTGQLPNSACIAAMAAAAGLNPGLMASSQFSPGGALLSLAPGGLGSALNPALMSNSTLATIQGVWSALASSGTLPITSLDGSGNLLFANTSAGSTPNLVTAPLFLNPQNLSLLASNPVSLVSAGGAAGASGALNLHISADAHQNTVTTATMPSSTITTASKAQ, encoded by the exons TTGAGTTTGACTCCAGTGCAGCAGCAGTTATTGCTGCAGCAGGCTCAGGCTCAGCTGTTAGCAGCAGCCGTGCAGCATTCGGCTGGCCAGCAGAGCAGCACTACAGGAGCCAGCATCTCCGCCTCCGCTGCCACCCCCATCACCCAGATCCCCCTCTCCCAACCCATCCAGATCACGCCT CAGTTACAGCAGCTGCAACAGCATCAGAACCTCAACCTGCAGCAGTTTGTTCTGGTCCAGCCAGGCCACCACATCGCAACTCAGCTGCAGCCCACGCAGTTCATCATCTCCCAGACGCCACAGGGCCAGA GTCTCCTGCAAGCCCAGAACTTTCTAACTCAACTACCTCAAAGCCAAGCCAACCTCCTGCAGACCCAGCCAAGCATCACACTTTCCACACAG CCTGCAACACCCACACGCACGATAGCAGCTACCCCCATCCAATCCCTCCCTCACAGCCAGACGACACCAAAGCACATTGACACACCCAGCCTGGAGGAGCCCAGTGACCTGGAGGAGCTCGAGCAGTTTGCCAAGACCTTCAAACAGAGACGTATTAAACTGGGCTTTACGCAG GGGGATGTTGGCCTTGCCATGGGAAAGCTTTATGGAAATGACTTCAGCCAAACTACCATTTCTCGTTTTGAGGCCTTGAACCTGAGCTTTAAAAACATGTGCAAACTGAAGCCTCTGCTTGAAAAGTGGCTCAGTGATGCAG AGAACCAGACGTCTGACCAGGCCCTGTCCAGTCCCAGCTCTCTTGGCTCACCTGGGCTGGGAATAGAGGGCCTGAACCGTCGCCGCAAGAAAAGGACAAGCATTGAGACCAACATCAGAGTGGCCTTAGAAAAGACCTTTCTGGAG CAGAACCAAAAACCTACCTCTGAGGAGATCACCATGATCGCAGACCAGCTCAACATGGAGAAAGAGGTGATCCGAGTATGGTTCTGTAACCGCAGACAGAAAGAGAAGAGGATCAACCCGCCCAGCAGTGGCAGTGCTGCTGGCACCCCCATCAAAGCAATCTTTCCTCCCACCACACCTCTG GCACTGAGTACAGCCAGTCTTGTGACCAGAAACACACCGACTACAATGACTGTTTTGCCTCTCACCAGCACTAGTGTCTCCAGCATCAGTTTCACTG GCACAACCATTGGCTCTACTATTAACACTGCATCTGTCATCTCCACTGCACCTGTGGTCACCACCGCAGCATCCTCTCCTTCGCTCAGCCCTTCCCCCATCACACCGCAGACATCCTCTGCGGAACAGGCTTTGGCTCAGGGGATAGTCACGGCAGTAAGCCAGGCACCCTCCTCTCTGGCGTCCACTCTGGGCACTGGGCAGGTGATGGTGGCGTCACCCAGCCTCTCTGCCGCTTTGCAAGGAACCGGCCAGCTACCCAACAGTGCCTGCATCGCTGCCATGGCTGCTGCCGCAGGCCTCAATCCTGGGCTCATGGCATCCTCGCAGTTTTCTCCTgg TGGGGCTCTCCTGAGTTTGGCACCTGGTGGTCTCGGGAGCGCTTTGAATCCAGCACTGATGAGCAACAGCACCTTGGCCACGATCCAAGGTGTGTGGAGTG CTCTGGCATCTAGTGGCACTTTGCCCATTACATCCCTGGACGGGAGCGGGAACTTGCTGTTTGCTAACACCAGTGCAGGGAGCACCCCAAACCTTGTGACAGCACCCCTCTTTCTGAATCCCCAGAACTTGTCCCTGCTCGCCAGTAACCCGGTCAGCCTGGTGTCTGCGGGAGGGGCAGCAGGTGCTTCTGGAGCCCTAAACCTGCACATTTCCGCCGATGCCCACCAGAACACTGTTACCACGGCAACTATGCCCTCCTCCACCATCACCACGGCCTCTAAGGCCCAGTGA
- the LOC127659231 gene encoding POU domain, class 2, transcription factor 1-like isoform X3 translates to MSNPSESSKCAMESGDENTGAQTNGLDFQRQTVQTSAITNAHAQALLQQLSLTPVQQQLLLQQAQAQLLAAAVQHSAGQQSSTTGASISASAATPITQIPLSQPIQITPQLQQLQQHQNLNLQQFVLVQPGHHIATQLQPTQFIISQTPQGQSLLQAQNFLTQLPQSQANLLQTQPSITLSTQPATPTRTIAATPIQSLPHSQTTPKHIDTPSLEEPSDLEELEQFAKTFKQRRIKLGFTQGDVGLAMGKLYGNDFSQTTISRFEALNLSFKNMCKLKPLLEKWLSDAENQTSDQALSSPSSLGSPGLGIEGLNRRRKKRTSIETNIRVALEKTFLEQNQKPTSEEITMIADQLNMEKEVIRVWFCNRRQKEKRINPPSSGSAAGTPIKAIFPPTTPLALSTASLVTRNTPTTMTVLPLTSTSVSSISFTGTTIGSTINTASVISTAPVVTTAASSPSLSPSPITPQTSSAEQALAQGIVTAVSQAPSSLASTLGTGQVMVASPSLSAALQGTGQLPNSACIAAMAAAAGLNPGLMASSQFSPGGALLSLAPGGLGSALNPALMSNSTLATIQALASSGTLPITSLDGSGNLLFANTSAGSTPNLVTAPLFLNPQNLSLLASNPVSLVSAGGAAGASGALNLHISADAHQNTVTTATMPSSTITTASKAQ, encoded by the exons TTGAGTTTGACTCCAGTGCAGCAGCAGTTATTGCTGCAGCAGGCTCAGGCTCAGCTGTTAGCAGCAGCCGTGCAGCATTCGGCTGGCCAGCAGAGCAGCACTACAGGAGCCAGCATCTCCGCCTCCGCTGCCACCCCCATCACCCAGATCCCCCTCTCCCAACCCATCCAGATCACGCCT CAGTTACAGCAGCTGCAACAGCATCAGAACCTCAACCTGCAGCAGTTTGTTCTGGTCCAGCCAGGCCACCACATCGCAACTCAGCTGCAGCCCACGCAGTTCATCATCTCCCAGACGCCACAGGGCCAGA GTCTCCTGCAAGCCCAGAACTTTCTAACTCAACTACCTCAAAGCCAAGCCAACCTCCTGCAGACCCAGCCAAGCATCACACTTTCCACACAG CCTGCAACACCCACACGCACGATAGCAGCTACCCCCATCCAATCCCTCCCTCACAGCCAGACGACACCAAAGCACATTGACACACCCAGCCTGGAGGAGCCCAGTGACCTGGAGGAGCTCGAGCAGTTTGCCAAGACCTTCAAACAGAGACGTATTAAACTGGGCTTTACGCAG GGGGATGTTGGCCTTGCCATGGGAAAGCTTTATGGAAATGACTTCAGCCAAACTACCATTTCTCGTTTTGAGGCCTTGAACCTGAGCTTTAAAAACATGTGCAAACTGAAGCCTCTGCTTGAAAAGTGGCTCAGTGATGCAG AGAACCAGACGTCTGACCAGGCCCTGTCCAGTCCCAGCTCTCTTGGCTCACCTGGGCTGGGAATAGAGGGCCTGAACCGTCGCCGCAAGAAAAGGACAAGCATTGAGACCAACATCAGAGTGGCCTTAGAAAAGACCTTTCTGGAG CAGAACCAAAAACCTACCTCTGAGGAGATCACCATGATCGCAGACCAGCTCAACATGGAGAAAGAGGTGATCCGAGTATGGTTCTGTAACCGCAGACAGAAAGAGAAGAGGATCAACCCGCCCAGCAGTGGCAGTGCTGCTGGCACCCCCATCAAAGCAATCTTTCCTCCCACCACACCTCTG GCACTGAGTACAGCCAGTCTTGTGACCAGAAACACACCGACTACAATGACTGTTTTGCCTCTCACCAGCACTAGTGTCTCCAGCATCAGTTTCACTG GCACAACCATTGGCTCTACTATTAACACTGCATCTGTCATCTCCACTGCACCTGTGGTCACCACCGCAGCATCCTCTCCTTCGCTCAGCCCTTCCCCCATCACACCGCAGACATCCTCTGCGGAACAGGCTTTGGCTCAGGGGATAGTCACGGCAGTAAGCCAGGCACCCTCCTCTCTGGCGTCCACTCTGGGCACTGGGCAGGTGATGGTGGCGTCACCCAGCCTCTCTGCCGCTTTGCAAGGAACCGGCCAGCTACCCAACAGTGCCTGCATCGCTGCCATGGCTGCTGCCGCAGGCCTCAATCCTGGGCTCATGGCATCCTCGCAGTTTTCTCCTgg TGGGGCTCTCCTGAGTTTGGCACCTGGTGGTCTCGGGAGCGCTTTGAATCCAGCACTGATGAGCAACAGCACCTTGGCCACGATCCAAG CTCTGGCATCTAGTGGCACTTTGCCCATTACATCCCTGGACGGGAGCGGGAACTTGCTGTTTGCTAACACCAGTGCAGGGAGCACCCCAAACCTTGTGACAGCACCCCTCTTTCTGAATCCCCAGAACTTGTCCCTGCTCGCCAGTAACCCGGTCAGCCTGGTGTCTGCGGGAGGGGCAGCAGGTGCTTCTGGAGCCCTAAACCTGCACATTTCCGCCGATGCCCACCAGAACACTGTTACCACGGCAACTATGCCCTCCTCCACCATCACCACGGCCTCTAAGGCCCAGTGA